Proteins encoded by one window of Panicum virgatum strain AP13 chromosome 7N, P.virgatum_v5, whole genome shotgun sequence:
- the LOC120681781 gene encoding eukaryotic translation initiation factor 2 subunit gamma-like, with protein sequence MARRGLMEQDLSKLDVTKLHPLSPEVISRQATINIGTIGHVAHGKSTVVKAISGVQTVRFKNELERNITIKLGYANAKIYKCEDDKCPRPMCYKAYGSGKEDSPLCDVPGFENCRMKLLRHVSFVDCPGHDILMATMLNGAAIMDGALLLIAANESCPQPQTSEHLAAVEIMRLQHIIILQNKIDLIQESAAMNQHEAIQKFIQGTIAQGAPVVPISAQLKYNIDVICEYIVKKIPIPERNFISPPNMIVIRSFDVNKPGSEVDEIKGGVAGGSILKGVLRVNQKIEVRPGIVMKDEHGKLKCTPIYSRIVSLYAEQNELQFAVPGGLIGVGTTMDPTLTRADRLVGQVLGEVGSLPDVYIELEVNFFLLRRLLGVRTSGTERASRVSKLAKGEILMLNIGSMSTGARVLAVKNDLAKLQLTAPVCTSKGEKLALSRRIEKHWRLIGWGTIQAGTTLDVPPCPL encoded by the exons GTACCATTGGGCATGTGGCCCATGGGAAGTCTACTGTTGTCAAAGCAATCTCAGGTGTACAG ACTGTTCGATTCAAGAATGAACTGGAGCGCAATATCACGATAAAGCTTGGTTATGCTAATGCAAAAATCTATAAATGTGAAGATGATAAGTGCCCACGCCCAATGTGCTACAA GGCTTATGGCAGTGGCAAAGAAGATAGCCCTCTCTGTGATGTTCCAGGGTTTGAAAATTGTAGGATGAAGCTCCTGAGACATGTTTCATTTGTTGATTGCCCG GGGCATGACATTCTCATGGCTACAATGCTTAATGGAGCAGCTATCATGGACGGAGCACTACTTCTGATTGCAGCAAATGAGAGCTGTCCACAGCCCCAGACATCTGAGCACCTTGCAGCTGTTGAAATTATGCGTCTTCAACATATTATCATTCTGCAAAACAAGATCGATCTTATCCAGGAAAGTGCAGCAATGAACCAGCATGAAGCAATCCAGAAATTTATACAG GGAACAATAGCTCAAGGTGCTCCTGTGGTGCCAATATCTGCGCAGCTGAAGTACAATATTGATGTTATATGTGAATACATTGTGAAAAAGATCCCCATCCCAGAGAGGAATTTCATCTCTCCACCCAACATGATTGTTATTCGTTCTTTTGATGTGAACAAACCTGGTTCAGAGgttgatgaaatcaagggtgGAGTAGCAGGTGGCAGTATCCTCAAG GGAGTCCTGAGGGTGAACCAGAAAATTGAAGTTCGCCCAGGCATCGTGATGAAGGATGAGCATGGCAAACTTAAATGCACGCCCATCTATTCAAGGATTGTCTCCCTGTATGCCGAGCAGAATGAACTCCAGTTTGCCGTTCCTGGAGGGCTTATTGGAGTTGGAACTACCATGGACCCGACACTGACTCGTGCTGATAGGCTGGTCGGTCAGGTTCTTGGTGAAGTTGGATCACTGCCTGATGTTTATATCGAGTTAGAG GTGAACTTCTTCCTCCTAAGGAGGCTGCTGGGGGTGAGGACAAGTGGAACAGAAAGGGCAAGCAGGGTCTCAAAGCTTGCCAAGGGTGAGATCCTGATGCTTAACATTGGGTCGATGTCCACCGGAGCCCGTGTTCTCGCTGTTAAGAATGATCTTGCAAAGCTGCAGCTGACTGCTCCGGTGTGCACCAGCAAGGGTGAGAAGTTGGCCCTTAGCCGGCGCATCGAGAAGCACTGGCGTCTCATTGGTTGGGGCACAATCCAGGCTGGCACTACACTTGATGTCCCACCCTGCCCGCTCTGA